The Haloterrigena turkmenica DSM 5511 genome includes the window CGTAAGAAAACGGCGTGCCGAACGTGAACACCATGCCGATCGCGCCGGCGACCGCCACGAGCCAACTCCGTCGGCTATCGGGCCGCTCCGTCTCGTCGTTCGTCACGTCGAGTCGTACCCCTCCGCCCGGCGAAAACGTTCTGTTTCGAATCGCGTGCGAGGCGGCGCGACTCGGCGATCAGGTTACTGGTACTCGGGAAGGCGATCGGACCGGTCGGAGCCGTCGACGAACGGCAACTCGGTCACCGTCGCGGACACCTCCTCGCCGCCGACGCGGACCGTCAAGTCCTCGCTCTCGAGGCCGTAGTCGACGACGGCCAGCGCGATGACGGCCTCGAGCAGCGGGCTCTCGCCGGCGCGGGTCACCTCGCCGACGGTGGCGTCGCCGTCGAAGACGGCCGCCTCAGCGTCGGGAACCGCTGGCGCCCCGTCCTCGTCGTCCTCGCCGTCGCTCGCGGCGCCCTCGAGCGTCAGCCCGACCAGTTTCCGGCTGGGCTGACCGCGGTTCTCGACGCGGGAGACGACCTCTTGGCCGACATAACAGCCCTTCTCCCAGTCTAAGGCGTTGCGCAGGCCGAGCACGTTCGGGAGCGTCCCCTCGAGTTCCGTCTCGAAGAGGGGGGAGCCGGCCTCGAGCGCGAGACTCTCGAAAGTGCGGTAGCCGAAGGGGGCGGCGTTGAGTCCCTGGGTCTCGAGAATGTCGTAGACGTCCTCGGCGGCGTCGGCCGCACAGATCACTTCGTAGCTCTCCTCGCCGGTCAGCGCGTCGG containing:
- the ygfZ gene encoding CAF17-like 4Fe-4S cluster assembly/insertion protein YgfZ, encoding MTVIEAIHSEHGAAFGERDGRTIVEHFGRPERAHRAVRNGVGLIEMAYGVVVVEGDDRLEYVDNVVSNRVPAEDGRGCYALVLDPQGGVEIELYVYNAGERLLLFTPPSEAEPLVEDWSEKVFIQDVDIRLATDDYAIFGIHGPTATEKVASVLNGAASPDERYSFVRGTMGDEGVTVIRTDALTGEESYEVICAADAAEDVYDILETQGLNAAPFGYRTFESLALEAGSPLFETELEGTLPNVLGLRNALDWEKGCYVGQEVVSRVENRGQPSRKLVGLTLEGAASDGEDDEDGAPAVPDAEAAVFDGDATVGEVTRAGESPLLEAVIALAVVDYGLESEDLTVRVGGEEVSATVTELPFVDGSDRSDRLPEYQ